A single window of Nicotiana tomentosiformis chromosome 1, ASM39032v3, whole genome shotgun sequence DNA harbors:
- the LOC104107655 gene encoding large ribosomal subunit protein eL36y-like, with the protein MAPKQPNTGLSVGLNKGHVVTKKELAPRPSDRKGKTSKRVHFVRSLIREVAGFAPYEKRITELLKVGKDKRALKVAKRKLGTHKRAKKKREEMSNALRKMRAAGGGEKKK; encoded by the exons ATGGCTCCGAAGCAGCCAAATACAGGCCTTTCTGTGGGCCTTAACAAAGGACATGTTGTTACTAAGAAAGAGTTGGCGCCCCGCCCTTCTGATAGGAAAGGG AAAACCAGCAAAAGAGTACATTTTGTTAGAAGCCTTATCAGGGAAGTAGCTGGTTTTGCACCTTATGAGAAGAGAATTACTGAACTTCTTAAAGTTGGAAAGGACAAACGTGCTCTTAAAGTAGCCAAGAGGAAGCTGGGCACTCACAAGAGAGCAAAGAAGAAGCGTGAGGAGATGTCTAATGCTCTCCGTAAAATGAG GGCTGCTGGAGGTGGTGAAAAGAAGAAATGA